The genomic DNA TCTAATATTAGAGGTTTTGGACAGGTCCAAATTAAGACTGTTGATATTGATTTGTAATTCAACATCTGGTTTTATCCCTGACAGGAAATCCATTGCAACATAGCGACTGACTGCTTGTGCAGGCATGATGCCGATAAATAAAAGAAGGGCCAAACTTATTTGGACCAACTTTCTTGATAATATCTTGAATTGATTTTTTATTTATTTTAACCTCTAATTAAAGACTTGATAAATTGTAACACCGATATACATATTATTTCCATAGGTGCTTTCACACTGATCTATCTATATGTATTATGTTCAATTTATTTCCCGAGTCTATATAAGCTTAAAATGTGATTAGTATTGACAAAAATCTCATTAGAAGATTCTAATTTAATATAATTTTTACAATCCCGAATTGTAAAAGTGTGGTCAGCAATGCTTTATTATTAAAATTATGGGTCATCTCCTTAATAAAACCCAATATATAAAGATCAGTACTGATACTAGGACTTTAAAACAAGGTGATATTTATCTAGCACTTAAAGGTGACAGCTTTGACGGTCATCAATTTATAGACCAAGCATTATCACTAGGTGCTGATATCATCATTTCTGAGCAAAAACATGCTGATTCCAAAATCAAAGTCGTTACAAACACACTTGAGACTTATCATCAACTAGCTAATGAGTACCGCAACTTAATCAATCCAATCACTATTGCAATTACAGGGAGCTCAGGCAAAACAACTCTCAAAGAACTGCTTATCAAACTATTAGAACAAAAATACAAAGTACATGCCACCGAAGCCAACTTCAATAATGAGATTGGTGTTCCCAAAACAATTCTATCAATGCCTGAAGATACCGAAGTATTGATTCTTGAGATGGGCATGCGCGGGCTTGGTGAGATCCAGTTACTCAGTGAAACTTCAGAACCTAATATAGCCATCATTACTAATACGGGGACGGCACATATTGAAAGACTTGGTAGCGTAGAGAAAATTCGTGAAGCCAAACTTGAAATCGTCAAAGGGATTAGGGAAAAGGGAATTGGACAGAGAGGTAGATTAGTTGTTGATCCTAAGTTGTATCAATCTATCAAAGACCAGTATCAGGACCTAGACATTAGCGAATTTTCCCTATCAGCTATCCCCTATTCCCTATCTCAATACTTGCTTCTTTCTGACGGTCTACTTGCTTCGATCAATGCAGCAATTGTAGTTGGCAAATTACTCAAACTCACAGAAGAACAGATACAAGATGGGATTAATAATTATCGACCAACACCAGGAAGAGGTCAATTCATCGAGCATCACGGTAATTTATATATAGATGAGACTTATAACTCCAATCCAGAAGCAGTTCGCAATTCAGTCTATGCATTAATCAAACAATTTCCAGATGATTACAAGATCGCCTTGCTGGGAGATATCAAAGAGTCACAAGCAAAATTAATAGAAGAACTTTTTATAGAATTACAACAACTTGAAAACGACAAATTCAAATTACTTGATGCGCGTAACATGAATGCAGAGCAGGCTACAAAACTACTCGACACAAAGCTAAAAGCAAATCACAAAAATATAATCCTCGTCAAAGCATCAAGAGCAGCTAAGTTTGAAAACTGCATAAACAACCGTATTACGTCCTTCGGAGAGAAATAAAGAACCTCTAGGCAAGCCTAGGGGAATTAAACCCAAAGACGATTAAATAAGACTCAGGTATGATTTGGTATATCAGCCATAATCAATAATTTATTATCATATTGCCAGAATCTATTCTTTACAAAAAATCCTTTACGTAATAATTTATTACGCAAGAAACCAGGTGGCACAGCTCTATTCGGCCTATCAAAATTATCTAATTCATTACCAAAACAAACTGCAATTTGATTCTTGAAACTACATAAATTAGAAGCAATGACCATCAATAAACCAGGTCTAACAATAAGCTTGGCAGCTTGATCTAAGAACACATCAAAATCATCTAACCCAGCATTATCCAAATCAGCAATCACATAACTAAACGATTTTGGTTTGAAGTTATAGTCTTTAAAATTATCAACTCTCAAATAGTGATTGTTTTCTGAGAGCAAAGCCTCAACTTGTTCTTGTTTTTGACTAACATGAAGTACCGGCTTACCAGTTCCAATCTCTCTCATGATTTTTTTCAAAAGAAATTGATGAAGTTGATCTTCTTTCTTTAAGCATGCTTGCATAATTAATCTCTTGCCTCCATGGCTCTAGCGTGACCTTCAAGCCCTTCCGCTCTAGCTATCCGGGCAACATCTTCAATCATATTTCTAAATTCGACAGTAGAATTATCAACAGTAGAAAAATCTATCAAACTTGTCTTAGTAATAAAGTCAATAACTTGCAGCCCGGAAGAAAAACGAGTTGATCCTCCAGTTGGCAGACAGTGACTAGGTCCTGCAATATAATCACCAAGGCTTTCGCAAGAATTGGCACCTATAAATATTGCACCTGAAGATTTAATTTTGTCAACCAATGCTTGCGGATCTTTGGTGTGCAATTCCAAATGTTCTGGAGCATATTGATTGACTATATCCACAGCTTCTAACAAATCTTCAGTCAAAATCAAAGCTGACCATTTTTCTAATGAGCTTCTGATTGTTGCAATCTGTTCAACTGTTTTTGAATCAAAAGCAAGAATTTGTTTTTCTATTTGTTTTTTCGTTTCATGCAAAAGATCTTCTGAATCAGTTAATAGAAGTGTCGACTCAAGTCCTGAACCATGTTCGAGTTGACTCAATAAATCAGCAGCAATTTGCTTAGCCGAAGCAGATGCATCAGCAATAATCGCCAGCTCACTCGGTCCATAAATTCCATCGATACCGACAGTACCAAAGACTTGTTTTTTAGCGAGGCTGACATAGATATTACCAGGACCAACGATTTTATCAACAGGTTCAATTGACTCTGTACCATAAGCAGCAGCTGCGATTGCTTGAGCCCCTCCGATTGCATAAACCTCATCAACACCGCAAAGCTCAGCGGCAGCAAGAATACCTGCATTAATAGGTGGTGGACTCAACATTACAATACGCCTGACACCAGCAACCTTTGCTGGTATTGCAGTCATCAAAACAGTTGAAAGCAAAGGAGCTTGTCCACCTGGAATATAGATTGCCACTGAATCAATTGCTTGGTATTTGACACCAAGTCTTTCTCCAAGATCACCTCTATAAGACCAACCATAATCGAGCTTGCTCTCTTTGACTTCTTCTTGGTGAAATCTTTCAATCCTTTCGTATGCTCTTTTCAAGGACATTTGCAGGTCTTCTTCTAATTCATTAAAGTTGGGCAGGTCATCAAGATCAAGTTCGACTTCAAATCCATCCTCATATTCATAGTTATCAAATTCCTTAGTATAAGCAATAACTGCTTTATCACCCTCGCGCTTGACCCTTTGTACAATCTTAGACACAGTAGCTTCTTTAGCAGCCAAATTAAGGTCTGATAAACGGAGATTGATTCTTTCTATGTCTTCGAGTGTCATTCGTATCAATTATATCTCAACTTACTAGAGCTTAATGAAAAACAATTGTCTTATTATCAAAGACAATGATCTTGTCTTCGCTGTGAGCTTTAATAGCACGAGAAAATACAAGCTCTTCGATATCACGACCTTTGGAGACATAATCATTAGCAGTGTCCTTATAATTCACAGTAGTAACATCCTGAGCAATAATTGGACCCATATCAAGATCAGCTGTCGCATAGTGAGCTGTCGCACCAATAATCTTGACTCCTTTCTCATAAGCCTGATGATAAGGATTGGCTCCCTTAAAACTCGGCAAGAAGCTATGATGCACATTAATAATATTGTAAGAATATTGATTGATAAAATCCTCACTAAGAATTTGCATATAACGAGCCATGACAATAAAATCAATATCAAGCGGTTGGAGAATTTCTAGTATCTTAGCTTCCTGAGCTACTTTGTCTTTATTGATAATTGGGCAGTGATGAAATTTAATTCCGTAGAGTGCAGCAACTTCTTCAGCCTCTGGATGATTACTTATTATCACAGGAATATCAACATCAATAACACCATATTTATGTTTCAGCAAAATATCATTGAGACAATGATGATGTTTTGAAACGAGCATCGCCATATTCTTTTTTTTCAGACTGAATTTAAAATCCATATCAAAACGATCAGCAAGTGGTTTAAATTTCTCTTCAAGATTTGAGTAATCAATTTTGAAATTACTACTATCAATTTCAAGTCTCATAAAAAACTTGTCATCCATTGAGTGTTGTTGAGAATCAATTATATTGCCGTCATTCTCCGCAATGAATTTTGTTAATTCATAGACGATACCTTTTTGATCAGGGCAGGATATTAGTAGCTTTAAAGCTGCCATATTAATTATTTACCCCATCCTACGCGATATAAACTTGTTTAAGTTTTCTGCTTGAAGATAAGGATTGGTTTGCTTTTGATTCTCCAAGCTATCACAACAAAGATGATGATAATTATGCCCTGGATAGATAATTGTAGAATCGGGCATTTTCATTAACTTGTTGGCGATAGTATCAAACATCACTTCAGCATCACCACCTGGCATATCACAACGACCACAACCATCAAGAAATAAAGTGTCACCAGAAACTAAATTACCATGCACATGAAAACACTGAGAGCCAGGTGTATGACCAGGTGTATGCACAAAATCAATTTTGATATCACCAAGCTCAAGCTGATGATTCTCTTTGACTTCTTTTATATTCTCACCAACCGGTTTATAAAAACTCGCTTCATGTTCAGAAACATAAATAGGGACGTCATGAGTTTTCAAAAGAGCTTCAATACCATTGGTGTGATCTGCATGTCCGTGTGTAATCAAAGCAGCTTTGAGTTTCAAGCCATTATTAGTTAATTCCTTTTCGATTGCATCAACATCCCAAGCCGGATCTATAACAACAGCTTCTTTTGTCTTGGAATTTGCAACTATATATATGTAGTTGTCCATGGGACCTAACTCAAGTTGTTTGATTATTAAGGGGAGTGTTTCTGTCATATTCTTATTATACGTCATTGTTAAGGACTGATGAAGGCGACGTATGGATGACGCTATAATCACAAACAATGGACTTGAAAAACAAAACACGCACCATTACCAAAAAACTCAAAGACCACTATGGTCCAGTCAAATGCTTCTTGCGCCACCGTAATCTTTTTGAATTAATTGGAGCAGTTTGTCTCTCTGCTCAATGTACTGATGACAGAGTCAATATGACTACTCCTGCACTTTTCAAAAAATTTCCAACAGCAGCCAAAATGGCAGCAGCAAAACAAAGTGAGGTAGAGCAACTCGTGAAGTCTTGCGGTTTTTATAAAAACAAGGCGCGCAATCTCATTCTCATGTCACAAAGACTAATGTCACATCACGCTGGCGAAGTGCCAGATAGCATGGAAGAATTAGTTCAATTAGCTGGAGTTGGTCGTAAAACAGCAAACGTGATACTTGGAACTTGGTTTAAAAAACCAGCAGGTGTTGTAGTTGATACTCACGTCAAACGAATCACCACTTTACTTGGTTTAACCCAAAATGCTGAACCTGAAAAAATCGAACAGGATCTAAATAAAATAGTGCCAAAGAAATATTGGGCAGATTTTTCACTTTGGCTAATATCTCATGGACGCGAAACATGTATAGCAAGACGAGCCCAATGTGATAAATGTTTATTAAACAAGCAATGCGATTATTATCTATCAAGACTATCGCTAAATTAAAAATGGAGGTCCCGGGTATCTCCATTTCTTTGATAAATCTATACGAAACAAGGCACAGCAATCATTTATTATTAAAAAAGACGATACCCGGGACCTCCATTTTTTATTTGCAGTTATAATAACCAGATGGCATTGGCTTATTTAGGAATCTCGCTTCCTAACCAAATCAAAAACCCACTTAGAGATCAACTCGGGCAATATAGCAACCAAGAGCTACTACAGTCCAAGCTCTCACATGACGAATACTCGTTATTACTAGATGGACTCAAAATTTTTGATTTTGTTAAAGAATTAGCACTTATTACAACTTGTAATCGCTTTGAATTACTAGTCATTATTGAAGATGGGCAAGATAGTCAAGTAAATATAAACAAATTAAGAGGTGCAATTAGCTCAGTTAACAAATCAGAAATTGTTCTTGACTACCTTAAAGATGATGATGCCAAATTACAATTTTTGAGAACTTATTGTGGACTCAACAGTGGGCTTGTTGGTGAGGATGAGATTTGCATGCAAATCGGAATAGCTTTCAAGCAATGCTTTCATATGGAATACCTTGGCAAACAAGGAATACAATTATTACGCGACGCTCAAGCACTCAGATCAACCATTGATGAATATATTTACCAAGAAAGAGTATCTTATTGCACAGTAGCAATTGAATCAGCACTTAAGCACTTTGGCACAAACCATTTTAGCAACATCGTCATAGCTGGCTCTGGAAGCACGGCACATCAATCCTCTCTCTCTCTTGTCAAACTAAAACAAGACCCTAACAAGTTCACACTGGCTCATAGAATCAGTTCTTCTTCTTCACAAATATCAAATATCAAAGCATCAACAGTACTTGAGGGCATGAGCTACCTGCGCTGCAAACATGGCTATCATTCACAAAAAATGAAAGACCTTATACAAGACGCAGACCTAGTTATTTTTGGTATCGATTCAAGATTACCGAGTATTCATTTCACAAAACACAACAAAACACCAGTGATTGACTTTAGCTCCAAACCTAGTCTTAGTTTTGATGACGATGCTAGCAAAATCAACTATCTATCAAGCCCTCAGCTAGATCAATACGTACGTAATTATTCAGAACGTCGAATGAATCAAATTGGCTTTATGGCAAAGATAGAACTAGCAGAAGCTTTAATTGCCAAGAGCCTTGAAACCACCAATTACGCAAGCTCATTTAAGACTTCATCGTATCAGGATGCCTAAAAGACTTAAGGCTTTGGATTTCTTTTTCCAGAGTTAATTTAGCTTGTGCTTTATTACCCCATTCATCACTATCATCATGAAGTAAAGTCAATTCTTCCTTAATTTGATCCATTTGTTTTTTGAGTCTGGTAAGTTTGAGCCGTTGCAACAATTCTGCAAAACGCTCATCTCGGTCATCTGTTAGTTTTCCTTGTTCTAACTTAACACCAAGATCAGCAAGGTCAGCAGCCAAGTCGCGGTCATGGACGAGGTTGGCAGACAACATTGCAAACTTGGCTTCAGC from Cyanobacteriota bacterium includes the following:
- the hisD gene encoding histidinol dehydrogenase is translated as MTLEDIERINLRLSDLNLAAKEATVSKIVQRVKREGDKAVIAYTKEFDNYEYEDGFEVELDLDDLPNFNELEEDLQMSLKRAYERIERFHQEEVKESKLDYGWSYRGDLGERLGVKYQAIDSVAIYIPGGQAPLLSTVLMTAIPAKVAGVRRIVMLSPPPINAGILAAAELCGVDEVYAIGGAQAIAAAAYGTESIEPVDKIVGPGNIYVSLAKKQVFGTVGIDGIYGPSELAIIADASASAKQIAADLLSQLEHGSGLESTLLLTDSEDLLHETKKQIEKQILAFDSKTVEQIATIRSSLEKWSALILTEDLLEAVDIVNQYAPEHLELHTKDPQALVDKIKSSGAIFIGANSCESLGDYIAGPSHCLPTGGSTRFSSGLQVIDFITKTSLIDFSTVDNSTVEFRNMIEDVARIARAEGLEGHARAMEARD
- a CDS encoding MBL fold metallo-hydrolase, which gives rise to MTETLPLIIKQLELGPMDNYIYIVANSKTKEAVVIDPAWDVDAIEKELTNNGLKLKAALITHGHADHTNGIEALLKTHDVPIYVSEHEASFYKPVGENIKEVKENHQLELGDIKIDFVHTPGHTPGSQCFHVHGNLVSGDTLFLDGCGRCDMPGGDAEVMFDTIANKLMKMPDSTIIYPGHNYHHLCCDSLENQKQTNPYLQAENLNKFISRRMG
- the purU gene encoding formyltetrahydrofolate deformylase, yielding MAALKLLISCPDQKGIVYELTKFIAENDGNIIDSQQHSMDDKFFMRLEIDSSNFKIDYSNLEEKFKPLADRFDMDFKFSLKKKNMAMLVSKHHHCLNDILLKHKYGVIDVDIPVIISNHPEAEEVAALYGIKFHHCPIINKDKVAQEAKILEILQPLDIDFIVMARYMQILSEDFINQYSYNIINVHHSFLPSFKGANPYHQAYEKGVKIIGATAHYATADLDMGPIIAQDVTTVNYKDTANDYVSKGRDIEELVFSRAIKAHSEDKIIVFDNKTIVFH
- a CDS encoding UDP-N-acetylmuramoyl-tripeptide--D-alanyl-D-alanine ligase translates to MGHLLNKTQYIKISTDTRTLKQGDIYLALKGDSFDGHQFIDQALSLGADIIISEQKHADSKIKVVTNTLETYHQLANEYRNLINPITIAITGSSGKTTLKELLIKLLEQKYKVHATEANFNNEIGVPKTILSMPEDTEVLILEMGMRGLGEIQLLSETSEPNIAIITNTGTAHIERLGSVEKIREAKLEIVKGIREKGIGQRGRLVVDPKLYQSIKDQYQDLDISEFSLSAIPYSLSQYLLLSDGLLASINAAIVVGKLLKLTEEQIQDGINNYRPTPGRGQFIEHHGNLYIDETYNSNPEAVRNSVYALIKQFPDDYKIALLGDIKESQAKLIEELFIELQQLENDKFKLLDARNMNAEQATKLLDTKLKANHKNIILVKASRAAKFENCINNRITSFGEK
- the nth gene encoding endonuclease III, with protein sequence MDLKNKTRTITKKLKDHYGPVKCFLRHRNLFELIGAVCLSAQCTDDRVNMTTPALFKKFPTAAKMAAAKQSEVEQLVKSCGFYKNKARNLILMSQRLMSHHAGEVPDSMEELVQLAGVGRKTANVILGTWFKKPAGVVVDTHVKRITTLLGLTQNAEPEKIEQDLNKIVPKKYWADFSLWLISHGRETCIARRAQCDKCLLNKQCDYYLSRLSLN